The segment AAAGATTATGCGCGAAAAAGCCGCAAAGATAAAAGCTCCTGAAGGCGTACTCGATACATGCGGCACAGGCGGAGATATGGCTCACACATTCAATATCTCTACAACAACAGCAATCATCCTGTCAGCATGCGGAGTTCCGGTTGCAAAACACGGTAACCGAGCTGTATCAAGCAGATCCGGAAGCGCTGATCTGCTTGAAGCGCTTGAAATTAGAATAGACCTTGAACCTGGGAAAGTTGAAAGTTGTCTCTTCGAGACAGGATTCGGATTTTTATTTGCTCCTATGTTTCACCCTGCTATGAAATATGCAGTCGGACCGAGAAAAGAAATTGGGATAAGAACTATATTCAATATTCTGGGTCCTCTCACTAACCCTGCAGGAGCAAAAAAACAAATACTAGGAGTATTCACAGATAAATTAACAGAACCTCTGGCAAGGGTTCTTGGAAATCTCGGCGCTGAAGATGCAATGGTTGTCCACGGAGAAGACGGACTTGACGAGATAACAATAGTCGATAAGACAAGGATATCAAGGTTTGCAGACAATAAAGTAAAAAACTTTTCTGTCTCTCCAAAAGATTTTGGGATGAAAAAGGGGAACAAAAACGACCTTAAAGGCTCTGACAAAGATGCCAATGCAGAAATCACAGTCTCGATACTGCATGGAGAAAAAGGACCAAAGAGAGATATTGTCCTGATGAACACTGCTGCAGCGCTCGTTGTCTCAGGCAAGTCGGAAAATTTCAGGGACGGAGTTGAGAGAGCTTCAGAGGCAATAGATTCAGGCAGGGCAGTAAAAAAATTGGAAGAGATAAGAAAACTGACAAATTCTATCTGAATTCTGCATACAAGAAAAAGCCTCAGTAAGACTCTTGCTCAAAGCCATTCTATTAGTGCAAAATACTAGATAATTTTTTAAGGAAAGGGATATAAGTGTCAATCAAAGTTGGTGTTATAGGAACAGGCTATCTTGGCCAGCATCATGCAAGAATATATTCAGAAATCGAAGGAGTAAAACTTACAGCCCTTATAGATATTGACAAGAAAAGGGCGGAAGAACTCGCATCAAAATACAAAAGCAAGGCTTATTCTAATTATAAAGATATAATAAAAAGCCTTGACGCTGTGAACATCGTTACTCCGACAATTTCACATTATGAAATTGCGCTTGCGTGCCTCAGGCTAGGCAAGGATGTCCTAGTGGAAAAACCTATAACATTTGATGTTGCTCAGGCTGACTGCCTTATTAATGAGGCTGAAAAAAATAAATGCATCTTGCAGGTAGGACATATTGAGAGATACAATCCTGCCTTGATAAAGGCATCTGAAATTATAAAGAAACCTCTGTATCTTGAATCAAGGCGTTATTCTCCTTTTACCGGCAGAGGGACAGATGTTGATATAACACTAGACCTGATGATACATGACATAGACATAATATTGAGTCTTGTGCCTTCCCCTGTAAAAGAAATAAGGGCAAACGGACAGCGCCTTCTTACTGATAAAATAGATTTTGCCAACGCATGGCTTGAATTCGAAAATAGAACTTCTGCATTTGCAAGTGTCAGCAGAGTATCTACCGAAAGACAGAGGATGCTTACTGTTTTTGAGAAGGATTCTTATACAATAGTTGACTACCAGAATCTTGAGGTCAAGTCTTATTTTAATGATAACAGCAAGTTGTCAGCTGATGCATTGCTCCTTGAGAAGAAAGAGCCTCTAAGAGAAGAGCTGATAGATTTCCTTTGCTGTGTAACAGAAAGAAAGAAACCAAAGGTTTCGGGTGTTGAAGGCAGAGATGCGCTGAAAATAGTTCTCGATATAACAGAAAAAATTAAACATAAAGAATAAAAAAATAAATAACTGGGAGAATTAACAATGGTTCCGATGGTCGATCTTAAAAAAGAATTCAACAATATCAGAAAAGAAATTTTTGATATTATCACAGAGATACTCGAAAGCACTCACTACATCCTTGGAGCAAAGGGCTCTGAGCTGGAAAGTAAGATCGCAGAATATCATGGCGTAGGCTCTGCTTTGGGAGTTGCATCAGGAACAGATGCGCTTCATCTTGCAATCGAGTCGCTGGGCATAGGCGACGGCGATGAGGTAATAACAACGCCATTCACTTTTTTTGCAACATCTGAAGCGATCATTTACACAGGCGCTACACCTGTATTTGTTGACATAGATCCCGAGACATTGAATATTGATGTTAAAAAGATAGAGGAAAAGATTACAGCAAGGACAAAGGCAATACTTCCCGTGCATATATTCGGCCATCCAGCTGAGATGAACGAGATAATGAGGATAGCAAAGAAACATAACTTGAAGGTAATCGAAGATTGTGCTCAGTCATTCGGAGCTTCTGTCAACGGCAGAAAAACAGGAAGCTTCGGGGATGCAGGTTGTTTCAGTTTTTATCCAAGCAAAAACCTTGGAGCATACGGAGACGGAGGAATGGTTACGCTTAACGATCCATCATTGGCTGATACAATCAAGATGCTCCGCAATCACGGCTCAAAAGCTGCATACAGGCATGAAACAATAGGCTTCAACAGCAGGCTGGATGAAATACAGGCAGGGATACTGCTTGTTAAATTCAAGAGAATTGACGAATACAATAAGCAAAGAAGAAATTGCGCAGAGCTTTATACGAAACTTATTTCCAATAAAGTAAAATGCCCGACAGAAAAGAACGGGTATTATCATGTATATCATCAGTACACAATCATGTCTCCAAAAAGAGATGAGATACAGCTGAAATTAAAAAATGCCGGCATATCATCAGTAGTCTATTATCCGATTCCACTGCACCTTCAGGAAGCGCTGGATTTCCTCGGACATAAGGAAGGTGATTTTCCTGTGACCGAAAAAGCAGCAAAGGAAGTTCTATCTCTGCCTATGTATCCTTCGCTTGAAGAATCAACAATAAAGGAAATTTCTAAAATAATTAATGATTAGCACGGATTCTGCGTTTCAATCAGAAAAAGCGGGCTTATTATGAAGACTATAATGATCGTTACCGGCGAGAGCTCAGGAGAATTATACGGCTCTCTGCTCGCCAAGGCTTTAAAGGAAAAACAACCTGATATCCGCATAATAGGCATAGGCGGAGATAGAATGAGACAAGCCGGAGTTGAAATCATCGCCGGCATTGCAAGCGCATTCGGAATATCAGAGGTTATCGCGGCATATAAAAAATTGAAAAAGACATTCGATCTTGCTGTTAAGGCATTGTCTGATCTTTCTCCAGATTTAATTGTTCTTATAGACTATCCTGATTTCAATATCAGACTTGCCAAGATCGCTAAAAAGAAAAACATTAAGATTCTATATTATGTAAGCCCGCAGGTCTGGGCATGGCGGAAAAAAAGGGCAAATACCATAGCCGATCTCTCTGACAGAATTGCTGTTATTCTTCCTTTTGAGGAAGAGATATACACTAAACTAGGCGCTGAATGCGAATTCGTAGGACATCCTGCATTTGAGGAGATCGAGCCGTTGGCTTCTGAAATTGCATCTTCAGAAACTGCAAAGGAAAATATCAAAAAAACACTCGGGCTTAAACCAGACAAACCTGTTGTAGCGCTTCTCCCTGGAAGCAGACCTCATGAATTGAAATCACTGCTTCCTGTAATGCTTGATGCTGCAATTGCTATTAATGCTGAGTACCCAGATAAATATCAGCTAATAATGCCCTTGGCTCCAAATATTTATACAGAAGAATATGATGATTATTTCTGCAGTCTGAAAAATGAGAGAGTTCTGATTAACAGAGAAAATGCAATAAAGTCTCTTGCTGTTTCTGATGCTGCAGTTATTGCATCAGGAACTGCAACGCTTCAGTCTGCATTCCTGGAAACACCTCTGGTTGTTATATACAAGCTCTCTCGGTTAAGCTATTTCATAGGAAAACTCATAGTTGATATAAAATACATATCGATTATAAACATTATTCCTGACAAACAGGTTGTAAAGGAACTGCTTCAAAAAAATGTAAGTGCAAAAAATATTATGGACGAACTTAAAAAAATTACCATGAATGGGGAATACAGAAAAAATATGATTGCGCACTTCAAGGAATTAAAAAGATCATTTGCAGGCAAAAAACCTTCGCAGCGTGTTGCAGATATGATAATTGAGATGACATCGTGAAAACTATAAACAGAATACTCGCGCTTTCAAAACCATACTGGGGAAGAATAATCATTGCCGCCATATGCAGCGTCTTCGCATCAGGCATGAACGGAGCGCTTGCATATCTCGTAAAACCTGCCGTTGACAAGGTATTTGTAGAGAAAAACAGCGAATATCTTGTTATGATTGCAATTGCTGTGTTTGTTGTCTATATCGCAAGGGGCATATTTGCATTCTGCCAGTCTTATCTCATGAGGTCTGTTGGCTTGAAGATAGTAAGAAACATAAGAAACAGTCTTTACGAACACGCCACTGTTCTCCCAATGAGCTTTTTTGGTAAAGACTCAACAGGTGCAATGATCTCAAGAATAATCAATG is part of the Nitrospiraceae bacterium genome and harbors:
- a CDS encoding Gfo/Idh/MocA family oxidoreductase, giving the protein MSIKVGVIGTGYLGQHHARIYSEIEGVKLTALIDIDKKRAEELASKYKSKAYSNYKDIIKSLDAVNIVTPTISHYEIALACLRLGKDVLVEKPITFDVAQADCLINEAEKNKCILQVGHIERYNPALIKASEIIKKPLYLESRRYSPFTGRGTDVDITLDLMIHDIDIILSLVPSPVKEIRANGQRLLTDKIDFANAWLEFENRTSAFASVSRVSTERQRMLTVFEKDSYTIVDYQNLEVKSYFNDNSKLSADALLLEKKEPLREELIDFLCCVTERKKPKVSGVEGRDALKIVLDITEKIKHKE
- a CDS encoding DegT/DnrJ/EryC1/StrS family aminotransferase: MVPMVDLKKEFNNIRKEIFDIITEILESTHYILGAKGSELESKIAEYHGVGSALGVASGTDALHLAIESLGIGDGDEVITTPFTFFATSEAIIYTGATPVFVDIDPETLNIDVKKIEEKITARTKAILPVHIFGHPAEMNEIMRIAKKHNLKVIEDCAQSFGASVNGRKTGSFGDAGCFSFYPSKNLGAYGDGGMVTLNDPSLADTIKMLRNHGSKAAYRHETIGFNSRLDEIQAGILLVKFKRIDEYNKQRRNCAELYTKLISNKVKCPTEKNGYYHVYHQYTIMSPKRDEIQLKLKNAGISSVVYYPIPLHLQEALDFLGHKEGDFPVTEKAAKEVLSLPMYPSLEESTIKEISKIIND
- the trpD gene encoding anthranilate phosphoribosyltransferase — protein: MIKDAINHLLNKKTLSENEMSECMNEIMEGNATDAQIGSFLTALRLKGETVEEITGAAKIMREKAAKIKAPEGVLDTCGTGGDMAHTFNISTTTAIILSACGVPVAKHGNRAVSSRSGSADLLEALEIRIDLEPGKVESCLFETGFGFLFAPMFHPAMKYAVGPRKEIGIRTIFNILGPLTNPAGAKKQILGVFTDKLTEPLARVLGNLGAEDAMVVHGEDGLDEITIVDKTRISRFADNKVKNFSVSPKDFGMKKGNKNDLKGSDKDANAEITVSILHGEKGPKRDIVLMNTAAALVVSGKSENFRDGVERASEAIDSGRAVKKLEEIRKLTNSI
- the lpxB gene encoding lipid-A-disaccharide synthase, with product MKTIMIVTGESSGELYGSLLAKALKEKQPDIRIIGIGGDRMRQAGVEIIAGIASAFGISEVIAAYKKLKKTFDLAVKALSDLSPDLIVLIDYPDFNIRLAKIAKKKNIKILYYVSPQVWAWRKKRANTIADLSDRIAVILPFEEEIYTKLGAECEFVGHPAFEEIEPLASEIASSETAKENIKKTLGLKPDKPVVALLPGSRPHELKSLLPVMLDAAIAINAEYPDKYQLIMPLAPNIYTEEYDDYFCSLKNERVLINRENAIKSLAVSDAAVIASGTATLQSAFLETPLVVIYKLSRLSYFIGKLIVDIKYISIINIIPDKQVVKELLQKNVSAKNIMDELKKITMNGEYRKNMIAHFKELKRSFAGKKPSQRVADMIIEMTS